A genomic window from Buteo buteo chromosome 13, bButBut1.hap1.1, whole genome shotgun sequence includes:
- the RBFOX3 gene encoding RNA binding protein fox-1 homolog 3 isoform X2, whose protein sequence is MAQPYPPAQYPPPPQNGIPAEYAPPHPHPTQDYSGQSTVPEHAMTLYTPAQSHAEQPGTDASTQSIAGTQTVPQTDEAAQTDSQQLHSSDNTDKQQPKRLHVSNIPFRFRDPDLRQMFGQFGKILDVEIIFNERGSKGFGFVTFETSTDADRAREKLNGTIVEGRKIEVNNATARVMTNKKAANPYTNGWKLNPVVGAVYGPEFYAVTGFPYPATGTAVAYRGAHLRGRGRAVYNTFRAAPPPPPIPTYGAVVYQDGFYGAEIYGGYAAYRYAQPAAAAAAYSDSYGRVYAAADPYHHTIGPAATYSIGTMASLYRGGYSRFTPY, encoded by the exons ATGGCTCAGCCCTACCCCCCGGCCCagtaccccccacccccccagaaCGGGATCCCCGCAGAGTACGCACCACCGCACCCCCACCCCACGCAGGACTACTCGGGGCAAAGCACAGTACCGGAGCACGCCATGACCCTCTACACACCAGCACAGAGCCACGCCGAGCAGCCGGGCACCGACGCCAGCACACAGTCCATAGCAGGGACGCAGACGGTACCG CAGACAGACGAGGCGGCACAGACAGACAGCCAGCAGCTACACTCCTCAGACAACACAGACAAGCAGCAGCCCAAGAGGTTACACGTCTCCAACATCCCCTTCCGATTCCGGGACCCTGACCTGCGGCAAATGTTTGGG CAATTCGGGAAGATCCTGGACGTGGAGATCATTTTCAATGAGCGGGGCTCCAAG ggttttgggtttgtaaCTTTTGAAACTAGCACAGATGCCGACCGGGCACGGGAGAAGCTGAATGGCACCATCGTAGAGGGCCGGAAGATTGAG gtgAACAACGCCACGGCCCGGGTCATGACGAACAAGAAGGCTGCCAACCCCTACACCAACG GCTGGAAGCTGAACCCAGTGGTGGGAGCGGTCTACGGCCCTGAGTTCTACGCAG TAACGGGGTTCCCGTACCCCGCCACGGGGACGGCCGTGGCCTACCGAGGGGCACACTTACGGGGACGAGGACGCGCCGTCTACAACACCTTCCGGGCtgcgccgccgccaccgcccaTCCCCACCTACGGCGC GGTCGTCTACCAGGACGGGTTCTACGGAGCTGAGATCTAC GGGGGCTATGCCGCCTACAGATACGCCCAGCCcgcggcagcagcggcagcatACAGCGACAG TTACGGCAGAGTGTATGCAGCGGCAGACCCGTACCACCACACCATCGGCCCCGCCGCCACGTACAGCATCGGCACCATG GCTAGTCTATACCGAGGAGGGTACAGCCGCTTCACTCCCTACTAG
- the RBFOX3 gene encoding RNA binding protein fox-1 homolog 3 isoform X1, with the protein MLCSMANSGCLLVSNSGMLPHSLPCPPAFLYLQQGNQDATAPPDAMAQPYPPAQYPPPPQNGIPAEYAPPHPHPTQDYSGQSTVPEHAMTLYTPAQSHAEQPGTDASTQSIAGTQTVPQTDEAAQTDSQQLHSSDNTDKQQPKRLHVSNIPFRFRDPDLRQMFGQFGKILDVEIIFNERGSKGFGFVTFETSTDADRAREKLNGTIVEGRKIEVNNATARVMTNKKAANPYTNGWKLNPVVGAVYGPEFYAVTGFPYPATGTAVAYRGAHLRGRGRAVYNTFRAAPPPPPIPTYGAVVYQDGFYGAEIYGGYAAYRYAQPAAAAAAYSDSYGRVYAAADPYHHTIGPAATYSIGTMASLYRGGYSRFTPY; encoded by the exons ATGCTGTGCTCCATGGCTAACTCGGGCTGCCTCCTTGTCTCCAACTCAGGCATGCTTCCTCACTCTCTCCCCTGTCCTCCAGCCTTCCTCTACCTCCAACAG GGTAACCAGGACGCCACGGCTCCGCCGGACGCGATGGCTCAGCCCTACCCCCCGGCCCagtaccccccacccccccagaaCGGGATCCCCGCAGAGTACGCACCACCGCACCCCCACCCCACGCAGGACTACTCGGGGCAAAGCACAGTACCGGAGCACGCCATGACCCTCTACACACCAGCACAGAGCCACGCCGAGCAGCCGGGCACCGACGCCAGCACACAGTCCATAGCAGGGACGCAGACGGTACCG CAGACAGACGAGGCGGCACAGACAGACAGCCAGCAGCTACACTCCTCAGACAACACAGACAAGCAGCAGCCCAAGAGGTTACACGTCTCCAACATCCCCTTCCGATTCCGGGACCCTGACCTGCGGCAAATGTTTGGG CAATTCGGGAAGATCCTGGACGTGGAGATCATTTTCAATGAGCGGGGCTCCAAG ggttttgggtttgtaaCTTTTGAAACTAGCACAGATGCCGACCGGGCACGGGAGAAGCTGAATGGCACCATCGTAGAGGGCCGGAAGATTGAG gtgAACAACGCCACGGCCCGGGTCATGACGAACAAGAAGGCTGCCAACCCCTACACCAACG GCTGGAAGCTGAACCCAGTGGTGGGAGCGGTCTACGGCCCTGAGTTCTACGCAG TAACGGGGTTCCCGTACCCCGCCACGGGGACGGCCGTGGCCTACCGAGGGGCACACTTACGGGGACGAGGACGCGCCGTCTACAACACCTTCCGGGCtgcgccgccgccaccgcccaTCCCCACCTACGGCGC GGTCGTCTACCAGGACGGGTTCTACGGAGCTGAGATCTAC GGGGGCTATGCCGCCTACAGATACGCCCAGCCcgcggcagcagcggcagcatACAGCGACAG TTACGGCAGAGTGTATGCAGCGGCAGACCCGTACCACCACACCATCGGCCCCGCCGCCACGTACAGCATCGGCACCATG GCTAGTCTATACCGAGGAGGGTACAGCCGCTTCACTCCCTACTAG